One segment of Acidobacteriota bacterium DNA contains the following:
- a CDS encoding tetratricopeptide repeat protein — protein sequence MFRKSLLRVAQFAVALAFLSAAVSAQTSQVEGTVRIKAADGSTKPVAEAVVDMYRIDIKGQFKGVKTDKNGHYIRLGLPLQGTYLFVVSAPGAAPTYLNNVRISQMPVVDVILDPGDGHALTLEEVQKALGQQKSGGGAQPGAGRPASPADKAKAEAAQKEYESKVKESQEVQSSFDQARTHYNAGIEMMQAQNYQNAMSEFEQAATVDPGKHAAMAMLAYRANANLAEAHYQVGVDLFNKKQRPEAKAHFQAAVAAVKKALGLAAKDTAENNPNLNNDLVIYYNMLGKNAMLLVEYYGAADLIEDTLKELDKAEALDTVNKNKWGVLKADMFRSAGRTEDAVAAYKKVLAADPTYVDALYGLGLTLIAGSERAQIQEGANTLADFVAKAPPTDKRVPIVKDALEGVKNAYKVEAEKPAPTRRAKKP from the coding sequence ATGTTTCGCAAGAGTCTTTTGAGAGTCGCCCAGTTCGCGGTCGCACTCGCCTTCTTGTCGGCCGCAGTCTCGGCGCAAACCTCACAGGTCGAGGGAACCGTCAGGATCAAGGCCGCGGACGGCTCAACGAAGCCCGTCGCTGAAGCTGTGGTTGACATGTATCGCATCGACATCAAGGGTCAGTTCAAGGGTGTCAAGACCGACAAGAACGGTCACTATATTCGACTCGGCTTGCCGTTGCAGGGCACATACCTATTCGTGGTCTCCGCTCCCGGGGCAGCACCTACCTATCTGAACAACGTTCGCATATCGCAGATGCCGGTCGTTGATGTGATCCTGGATCCCGGAGACGGGCACGCGCTCACGCTTGAGGAGGTGCAGAAGGCTCTTGGCCAACAGAAGAGTGGAGGCGGGGCACAGCCGGGCGCAGGGAGGCCCGCATCTCCAGCGGACAAGGCCAAAGCGGAAGCCGCTCAGAAAGAGTACGAATCCAAAGTCAAAGAGAGCCAGGAGGTTCAGTCGAGCTTTGACCAGGCTCGAACGCATTACAATGCAGGCATCGAGATGATGCAGGCTCAGAACTATCAGAATGCGATGAGTGAGTTCGAGCAAGCCGCCACCGTCGATCCGGGCAAGCACGCCGCTATGGCCATGCTTGCCTACAGGGCAAACGCGAATCTGGCCGAAGCTCACTATCAGGTTGGCGTGGACCTTTTCAATAAGAAGCAACGACCGGAAGCGAAGGCGCATTTCCAGGCCGCGGTAGCCGCGGTTAAGAAAGCGCTAGGGCTCGCCGCGAAAGACACAGCAGAGAACAATCCGAACCTCAACAATGACCTGGTGATTTACTACAACATGCTCGGGAAGAATGCGATGTTACTTGTCGAGTATTACGGGGCGGCTGACCTGATTGAAGATACCTTGAAGGAGTTGGACAAAGCCGAAGCGCTTGATACCGTAAATAAGAATAAGTGGGGCGTTCTAAAGGCCGACATGTTTCGATCGGCGGGCCGTACGGAGGACGCAGTGGCTGCATACAAGAAAGTTCTCGCCGCTGATCCAACCTACGTCGACGCGCTTTACGGTTTGGGACTCACACTCATTGCGGGCAGTGAAAGAGCCCAGATTCAGGAAGGCGCAAATACGTTGGCCGACTTTGTGGCGAAAGCGCCCCCAACAGACAAGCGGGTGCCAATCGTGAAAGATGCGCTCGAGGGAGTCAAAAACGCTTACAAGGTTGAAGCCGAGAAGCCTGCTCCCACGAGGCGCGCCAAGAAGCCTTAG